In Carya illinoinensis cultivar Pawnee chromosome 6, C.illinoinensisPawnee_v1, whole genome shotgun sequence, a single genomic region encodes these proteins:
- the LOC122312929 gene encoding uncharacterized protein LOC122312929 → MYKVGENTEAVNNCLKISEDDREDARRTLEKLHHQGEQITRTHMMNADIEKDLSQEELKLDIYKLKKYKGGTQIGHLQVLQACKDNNDKEHIFWPSWYNFAKVVEFDILMASSIRRNLTWTSTSSTTMQRF, encoded by the exons ATGTATAAGGTTGGGGAGAACACAGAGGCGGTTAACAACTGCCTGAAGATTTCAGAGGACGACAGGGAAGATGCTAGAAGGACCCTTGAGAAGTTGCATCATCAGGGTGAGCAAATCACTAGGACCCACATGATGAATGCCGATATTGAAAAGGATTTGAGTCAG GAAGAACTCAAATTGGACATCTACAAGCTCAAGAAATACAAAG GAGGAACTCAAATTGGACATCTACAAGTTCTACAAGCATGCAAAG ACAATAATGACAAGGAACATATTTTTTGGCCTTCGTGGTATAATTTTGCTAAAGTGGTCGAATTTGACATTCTGATGGCTTCTTCAATaag GAGGAACTTAACTTGGACATCTACCAGTTCTACAACCATGCAAAG attttga
- the LOC122312586 gene encoding uncharacterized protein LOC122312586, with protein sequence MPEGTRYTQLQEGLNAVKQTTTGLESELLDLKKCSESQFKHIETEMAAFHREIFNQLAVLTQELQQKNQHKKHDEPESSSVTHPHHEHHKESFGEIGTRSVRVDFPSFHGEDPNGWIYKVNHFFSFHNTLPQHKVRLASFHMEGQALVWFQNMEEMGAFPDWDSFTRALSMRFGPSVYDDPMASLAKLHQTGSVEDYKTRFENLSNRLKGLPKSVQLSCFLSGLKEEIRVTVTMFNPTNLIAAYNLARLQEQNVALARRYHRTPILPSNEPRLLKTPPSVHFEPPKGAVKPQLPWSPGHKCQKPKLYILEEVWEDSSDKTIWDKPKLEPAVATLALSTVEPIPEISLHAITGSLNPRTMRVKGKVGSQWATILIDTGSTHNFLDPAVVIKGQLPINQERRVRVRVASGEQLLSEGESVQTRFNIQGISFVDNMHVLVLAGCDMVLGIQWLRGLGSILWNFESLIMKFTYQNKEVEIKGLAASQLIEEGDGNKKHKLETRGVLLQLLQEPEPYGALQEKGLLQDVLQAYADDEIEKIVKELLVSGVIRPSQSPFSSPVLLVRKADGTWRMYVDYRALNQVTIKDKFPILVVEELMDELHGSKFFSKLDLHSGDHQIRVRPEDVPKTAFRTHEGHYEFLVMPFGLTNAPSTFQSLMNEVFKPFLQKFILVFFYDILIYSRSEVDHVEHLKMALETLRQQQLFAKMTKCKFGCREITYLGHLISAQGVRADPDKLRAMLQWPLPNSVKGLQGFLGLSGYYRRFIRGYGGIAAPLTQMLRKNSFEWTDEAREAFEKLKAAVTQPPVLALPDFPNLSLSSVMPWVERWRQY encoded by the exons ATGCCTGAAGGTACGAGATACACCCAGCTCCAGGAAGGGCTTAATGCTGTGAAGCAAACTACCACTGGCCTTGAATCTGAACTGTTGGACTTGAAGAAATGCTCAGAATCTCAGTTTAAACATATTGAAACTGAGATGGCTGCTTTTCACAGGGAAATCTTTAATCAGCTGGCTGTTTTGACCCAGGAGCTGCAACAGAAAAATCAGCATAAAAAACATGACGAACCAGAATCTTCTTCAGTCACTCACCCACACCATGAACATCACAAAGAATCATTTGGAGAAATTGGCACCAGATCTGTTAGAGTGGATTTTCCCTCTTTCCATGGGGAGGATCCCAATGGTTGGATCTATAAGgtaaaccattttttttcctttcataacACCTTACCACAACACAAGGTGCGCTTAGCATCCTTCCATATGGAAGGGCAAGCATTAGTGTGGTTCcaaaatatggaagaaatggGAGCATTTCCAGATTGGGACTCTTTTACGCGTGCTTTGTCAATGCGTTTTGGCCCTAGTGTCTATGATGACCCCATGGCTTCACTGGCCAAATTACACCAAACGGGGTCAGTGGAGGATTATAAGACCAGGTTTGAGAATCTGTCCAATCGGCTTAAGGGGTTGCCAAAATCTGTCCAACTGAGTTGTTTCCTCAGTGGCCTTAAAGAGGAGATTCGTGTCACAGTTACAATGTTTAATCCTACCAATTTAATAGCAGCTTACAACCTTGCTAGATTACAAGAACAGAATGTGGCCCTTGCTAGGAGGTACCACCGCACCCCCATACTGCCCTCCAATGAACCTAGATTGTTGAAAACGCCCCCTTCCGTTCACTTTGAGCCTCCAAAAGGGGCTGTTAAACCTCAGCTTCCA TGGAGTCCAGGCCATAAGTGTCAAAAACCTAAGTTGTACATCCTGGAAGAGGTGTGGGAAGACTCTTCTGACAAGACCATTTGGGATAAACCAAAGTTGGAACCAGCAGTAGCTACCTTGGCTCTATCTACGGTGGAACCCATTCCGGAAATTTCTTTGCATGCTATCACGGGCTCCCTTAACCCACGCACTATGAGGGTTAAAGGGAAGGTGGGATCGCAATGGGCTACCATTTTAATTGACACAGGTTCCACCCACAATTTCCTTGACCCTGCTGTGGTAATAAAGGGCCAGTTGCCTATTAACCAAGAAAGAAGGGTGCGAGTGAGGGTGGCGAGTGGGGAACAACTCTTAAGTGAAGGGGAGAGTGTGCAAACCAGATTTAATATCCAGGGTATCAGTTTTGTGGATAACATGCATGTGTTGGTGTTGGCGGGGTGCGACATGGTGCTCGGCATCCAATGGTTGAGGGGCTTGGGTTCTATTCTCTGGAATTTTGAAAGCCTCATAATGAAATTCACTTATCAGAATAAGGAGGTGGAAATTAAAGGCTTGGCAGCATCACAACTCATTGAAGAGGGGGATGGCAATAAAAAGCATAAGCTGGAAACAAGGGGGGTCCTACTACAATTGCTCCAAGAACCTGAACCGTATGGTGCTTTACAAGAAAAAGGGTTGCTCCAAGATGTGTTACAAGCCTATGCCGAT GATGAAATTGAGAAGATAGTTAAGGAGCTGCTCGTCTCAGGGGTGATACGCCCAAGTCAAAGCCCCTTCTCCTCACCCGTGCTGCTGGTCAGAAAAGCAGACGGGACCTGGCGCATGTATGTCGACTACAGGGCACTAAATCAGGTCACAATTAAAGATAAGTTTCCTATTCTAGTAGTTGAGGAACTTATGGATGAACTACATgggtcaaaatttttttctaagcTGGACTTGCATTCTGGAGACCACCAGATTCGCGTGAGGCCTGAAGATGTGCCCAAAACAGCTTTTCGTACACACGAGGGGCATTACGAATTTTTAGTTATGCCCTTTGGACTAACTAACGCCCCCTCAACATTTCAAAGCCTCATGAACGAGGTGTTTAAACCCTTCCTCCAGAAGtttatattggtttttttttatgatatcttAATATACAGCAGGAGTGAGGTAGACCATGTGGAACACCTAAAAATGGCCTTGGAGACCCTGCGGCAGCAGCAGTTATTTGCCAAAATGACTAAGTGCAAGTTTGGGTGTCGTGAGATCACCTATTTGGGTCATCTCATATCAGCTCAAGGGGTGCGGGCAGACCCGGATAAATTACGAGCAATGTTGCAATGGCCACTCCCTAATTCAGTCAAGGGGCTACAAGGTTTTCTAGGCCTCAGTGGCTATTACCGGAGATTTATCCGTGGCTATGGAGGGATAGCAGCCCCCCTAACTCAGATGCTTCGCAAAAACAGTTTTGAGTGGACAGATGAGGCACGGGAGGCATTTGAAAAGCTGAAGGCAGCAGTCACACAGCCACCTGTTTTGGCTCTACCGGATTTTCCCAACCTTTCACTATCGAGTGTGATGCCTTGGGTGGAGCGGTGGAGGCAGTACTAA